The Symphalangus syndactylus isolate Jambi chromosome 1, NHGRI_mSymSyn1-v2.1_pri, whole genome shotgun sequence DNA segment GATTGGGCCCCATGTTCCGGGAAGAGAACATGGTCCCTACACATCCAATCACCCAACCCACACTTATCAAACGCCTATTCTGAGCCTGACACCCAGGATGCATAGCAAAGACACAATCCCCGTCTGGATTGGGGAATTCCTTCCTGTTCTCAGTGAAATGTTTGCTTTCATTTACTTCCTGGACttgaatattttccatttctaacaTCTCCAAGCCCAGAACTAGAATAGGTCTCTGAACTTGGGGGCCCCCTGGCTAAGGCTGGGGTGGAGAGAGGACTGTCACCTCTTTTTCTCTCCAGGTGCtgcctttcttttcattgttttcctcAAATCAGTAAAAATCAATAAGGTGAAAGGGTTCTGCGACCAGTCATGGTAAGGTATGGGGAGGTGGTTACCAGGGACTTTTAGAACCCTGGAAGTTTCTAAAGGACTAGCAAGGGGCCAAGCCTCTGATAGAATTTGTCATTGGGGTGGGCGCTAAATGAGCTGCCCATCCTGGTTTGGGTCCCcctacccaaaggaaaggaacaCCAGAGAACATCTCTTGGTTAAACAAGAGACCAAGACTTGTTTATTTTCCTCGGTAGAAGTTCAGACCATAAAATGTCAAATAGACTTGAAATACATCTCCATCTGAAAGGCAGCAGGACTAGCCAGGTTCCTGAGGAAATAAATATCAAAGAGACCAAGACAGGAGTCTGCGATGCTTTTATAAGCAGAACTTTGGTGCCAGGCTCTAGCAAGCCAAGAGGTACAAGGAGAGCCTGCTAACTAAGCACCCCCCAAGGCAACTAGGTAACTTCAAAGGGCAAAACAAAGAGGAGAGCCTCCGCTTACCACAGCCGGGTAGAAATGCCTGAGGAAAGCAGCGGAGCTGGCCGTGCCAGCATTTACACAGGGAACACTTCTTGGGCAGCCAGGTGTCATGGGGCACAGACCCACAGTTCCTGAGAATGAACAGGTAAGGCGATAGCCTTGGGTCTGAAATTTCCActtccctttccctcttctctccacGGCTCCCCGCCCCTCTGAATGGCTTACTCTTTGCGCACATTGTGTTCACAGTTCCGTCCGTAGAAGGAGGGGGGGCAGGCACAAAAGGACCCCAGCATGCAGGTTCCCCCATTCAGGCAGCAGGTTCTGTTTAGCTCCTTACCTGAAAGGTAAGAACAGATGACTGAGGGTGTAGGGATGGAAAAGTGCAAGGGCAATTCCTGTAAGGGAAGGTTAATGCAACACCAATGTGTTGTAccacagaataagactctgtgcCTTTGAGCAGAGAAGTCATTTTCATGCATAGGCCAGTGGTGGTTCTGGGGTTCCCCAGCGTGAAGCGGACTTAGGTGAGGAAAACTGCGCTCTAGAGAAGTAAAATACACAATCCCTGTCTCACTTCCAAAACCAAAAGCAGTCCAGCACCTGCCCAGTTCCAGAACCAGGTGCCCTTTTAGGTGACAGAGTGTTGGAAAGATCCTCAGGAGACACATGAAGGGCCAGCGCAGAAGCATCGAAGCCAGTCAGTTCTTACTGTGCTGTATCCCCATGGGCGGCACACGCTGGGAAGACCGAGGCCGAATTGCAGGCTCCTCCTGGGGCCGAATGCTGTCATCTCTGAAGGCCAGGTCTCCCCGAGATGGACGCGCAAATTCCTGATGGCCCAGCCCTTAACGACAAAATCAATTCAAGGAGTCTGTATTTCAGGTCACATAAAAATTGTGAGTGATCAAAAGAACAAAAGGTCTCTCACCGGCAACTAATCCCAGCTCAAAGGCTTTAGAAATGGCCATGATCCAAACGACACTAGGAAGAGGAAGTCAGACGTGAGTTagcaaaacaaaggaaataaaaaccttACAAGTTAACACCTGCGTCCTCTCATCACAAGGACAAGACCACAGATCACTAAAGAGAAATTGTAGAGCaccacctttctttttttaatggttaattcatgtaacaaagaaaaatgttgaaaaaaaagtcaccaaTATCCAAGTctttttaatatacattattatttcttAGGCCCGTCCTCACATAAGTACCTAATTTTAAGTAGGTATATGTCTTTTATCTtctatttcacatattttttctCCTGCATACAGTTTTcatataaagatttaaaaatggctGCATCCAATGTTACTGATGAATCACATTTtacaaactatttatttatttatttttgagatggagtttcgctttttcacccaggctgcagtgcaatggtgcgatctcggctcactgcaacctccacctccctggttcaagcgattctcctgcctcagcctccggagtagctgggattacaggtgccctccaccatgcccggctaatttttgtatttttagtagagacggggtttcgccatgttgggcaggctggtctcaaactcctgacctcaggtgatccacccgcctcagcctcccaaagtgctagggttacaggcatgagccaccgtgcccggccaaactattttaaccaaacatttaaaaggtttttaggtaaaaaatgtggtttttttttttttgctattattttaatgGTTTTGCAAGTATTGAATCTGCTTATACCTTTAATCTTTTCAGAAGATTTTAAATTTGGTTGTAGTATTGACCTTTGTTTATACAAGAATAAAGAAACACTATTTCATAGGCAGTCattaacataaaatgaaaatcaacatTAACACGAAAATGTTAAAAGCCAATGGCAAAGTTAGAAGTAACCGTGTGAAATTTCAGGTCTTTCAGGAAAAACAGCAGTGCCATTGGCAGCTCTCTTAAGTCTTGagcaagagaaaaatcaaatgacaGGTGTAGAACATTATTTCCTAAGCTGGCAATCTCTAGCAATCAAAAAATGTTCACATTCAAGATTAGCTCATACCTGTAAGAGAAGCGGGCCATCTTCCTGCAGTCCATAGCTTTTAACAATTAGGAGGAAAAAAGGCGTTAGCATCGCTTTAATTCAGAGTCATTGCCAAAACAGCCAAAGGAAAACATTCATCTCCTAAAGCGAAAATGgcaatttaagaagaaaatgagaaatatgcGTTCTCCAGAAGGCCGTAGCAGAAGCAGGAGCAAGGTGTCCAGGGGAAACTGGAGGGCTTTCGGCCTTGGACGTTTTGACCTTGAGCTGGGGACTCAGCCTTTCCGGGGATTCTCCTTCTTCAACGACAAGCCCCAGTCGGGGCGGGGAGACTTTTCAGGTGGGCGGGACGCCCCCCAGCATGACAATGGCCCACAAGTGGGGAGAGGAGTCGTGTAAAACTGTGACTAACTAACCCTAATATCTCTATCCTTACTAGTTGCAGGCTAAAATGATCAGATGTactcttttggggaaaaaaaagaaaaaagaaaaatcagtttctCTAATCAAGTTGGTGATTCCAGGTTGGAGGGGTGGTGGAAAGTAATTGCTTTAATTAGGAAGACCTGAAAATGTATGGGTCTCAAGGCATtcgatattttattttatttcaggaagTTTTACTTCCTGAAATTTGCTTCCACCTTTGTTTTTCCAAAAGGGAGTTTTGAGCCCCGTACTCCCCCTGGGGGATACCCGGGTGGCCAAGAAAGGGGTGCTCTCCACCCGAGGAgctaggtatgtgtgtgtgggaaGACTAGGAAGCTTGAAACTGAAATAGAAGTTCAGGGTCAGGAAGGGTTCCTAGGGGGCTTCAGACTTAAGTGCAAATTCCAGGCGGACCTGAATTCCTGAAAGGAAGCGGGAGCCGGCGCCAGGTGCCCGGGAGAGGGGAGGGGCGGCCAGGGGCGCAGTCCCTGGGGCTCTGGCGGTGGCAGTGCCGGCCTGTTCCAGGAAAAAGTTCTAGAACCACGGCAGTCCAGCATGGGAGGCCATTTCAGCCCCCAATCACGGGAatttatctcagcctcccagcgcCCACAGGGCGGCCTCTTCCAGCCCCTCGCCGTCCTGGCCCCAAGACACCGAGAATTACCCCCGGACTCTGATGTGCCGCTTGCAGGGGTAAACATGTTTATTGAGTGGTTCCACTGTGCACCAGATGCCCCAGATGGAGAGGCGCGTCTATGAGCCGGAGTCGCCTCACCCAACATTTCAGTCCTCCGGGTTATTTCATGTGTTACTAAATACGCCCAAAGTCGTTAATAGTTTCTAAATCGCATTTAATTCCAATTTCTAAAGGAAAGCCTGACGGTTACTTAATATTGGCAGGCACACAAATGCGAAACTTTTATTAGATAGTTGTTTCCATCTCTGTTATTGGATTTAGGCCTCGGCAGAAAGAATTGGTAGCATCCGAGGCCATTTCAGCGTCAGTGCCCACCTGTGTGGATGCCATGGATCCACAGGTGCTGGGAAGAGGTGTTATTTACTTCTACACATGATCTTAGGAGAAGCAAAcgtaaaataatttgtattggGGGAGTGAGGCCCCATCCAGTCAATGGTGGGATGCAGCAACATTTCCAACTCCACAGCAGTTGACTATTTCATTCCTGCTGCGCTTCGCCTCTTCCTTGTGTGGCCTTTTCAGGTGAAACGCTTCAGGTAGCATGCTGAGATTCACAGGGGACAGGGGAACATGGCCTGAAGCTCTAGGAGGccggaggtgggggagggctcTGCAAAGGAGAAGGCTAGCCCTGGAGCTGCAAGGAGGTTTAAAGATGTTACTCAGTGCGGTACATTTGTAAGGTAGCTTGTGCACCACAGTCCTCATCAGTCCAAGGTGCTAAGTAGATAAGTAGCGCCCACAATATTAGTCTCACTTTATGGACAAGACAACTAGTTCTATTTGGGGATTTGCAGGTCTTGTCTTCAGAGACTGGGCAGGCCTGTGGCAGAACCGGCAACAGAACACACCCCTGCATTGCTATTTCCTTATCTAAAGCTCTTGTGGAATTTTTAGAGCTTAAATAGGACCCCTGGAAATCACTGCATTTTCAGAGGAAGTAACTGAGGTCTCCAGTCTGGCGATGTTGGCATTGACGGGACCAGAACCCCAGGACGCCAGCTTTTCAGCCACACAAAATCCCTTCTGTAAGGGCCAGAACCCCCTGAAGAGATCCCCATTCCCCATAGGTACTGACTGCAGAGGAAGCCAAGTGGATCCAGGGTAGTCAGAGCCTGGGCCAGGTTTtgggatggggggtggggagaaggggaagggaagggctgTGGTGTTTAAGAGAGGTTAGATATTTGCCATTGGGCTAGAGATGTAAGGGCTATTTAACAGGTATTTAACGTCTACTACTGGGCTGCCTGTGGACTGGAGCTTGGCTCTGGAGAAACAGTTGTGAGAAGTGACCCCACTGTGAGGCTGGAGAGAAAGAACAGTAACTGTTGATTCTAATTGTACTAACTGCAAAAAGTTGTTGCTGCCTTCAGGTGGGGGAATTGAATGACTACCCTAGGATGGCCACTGGTCACctctgcttggtcactgttgAAACTGGGCTGCTGGCCAGCCTCCAGGCCAATGAGTGCTTTGTGTCAAAAGGTCAGGCCTAGGATTGGGAAGTGCTGTGCAATGGGGGTTCCCCAATCACAGGCAGCCCATCTCATCTCTCACGAAAGGCACTGAGAGcagaaagtgaaaaacaatgCTCTTGGTGTTGGCCATTTCTTGGTACTGCCCTTGAGACATTCTGTATTAAAAACTGGGGCAGAATTGTGtttaaaaatcacacaaataAGCATTTGACTTAAAACCATTCAAACAAGAATGGTGGAATGAAATACATCATAATCAAAGGACAGAATTGCTGTGTCTGCCTAAaattcaaggaagaaaataaacttgGAGAATGGGATCAATTTTAGCTATCAAAAGCCAATTCGACCTTGTTTAAATGGTTGAGAACACGTAGAACTAAATTCCAACCAAAGAGTTAACAAAAGAATGCCATGTCTGCAGTACAATGACAGTATTTCAAGGTAAAAGCCTCCTTTTATCATAGGGCACTTAGGTCTTACCTCTGTCATTGTTCCCTTGAACATCCAGGCAGGCCAGAGGATGAGAGAGAGCAGAGGGGGCGGGGGAATTCTGTATAAGTATGTACCCTCCCGCTGAGGAATGTCGGGGCCTCTAATTTCATCAAGCTTAGTTTCTGTTAACACCTGAGCTACACTCCTGCGGAAGCATTATCCACCCAGTGTGTCCTGGCCACACTTCATTAACAAGTTAATGGCTTTCTGTTTTCACTGGCAAACTTACAAATTGCAACTGGAAACTTATTCGGTATTTGCCACAGGTCTCTGTGTGGGACATAAAAGGACAGATTCCTGCATTCAAAAATCTGCAATTTCAGTGGGGAAGACGTGCTCAAGCGAGTCGTTTTAGAGCCATATTGTTACATAAACAGTGTAAGAGGAATGGAGAAGGGCTTAAGAGAGGACTTCATTTTTATCCATGCGCCATGGGGGCCATATCATATTTCTTCCTATGTAGACATACTATACATTATTTTATCAATGAATAGACATGACATGTTTCCACATTTTATGGTGAACTTCCTTGTACATATATCTTGGTGAACGCTTGAGAGCATATCCCTCTTGTAAATTTCTAGCACTGGAATTGCTTAGTTAAAGGGTGGATGCTTCCAAATTATTTTCGAAGAAGCCTACACCAATCTCCCCTccgcccctcctccctcccccttgaGTTGGTATTGAGAGCTCATCTCCCAAGTACTTACCAGCTCTGGCTGCAGCAAGCATCTTAAGTTTTGCTAATACAGTATGTGaaaagtagtatttcattgttgcTTGGATTTGCACTGTGTCCTGTGGTTATTGGgtgtttgtatttcattttctatgaCCTGGCTGGTCCTTCTTACAGAGCACTTGGACTGGCTTCTTTGAGACTCAGCCCAAATGTCATTTGCTCTGGGAAGTCCTTGCTGAGACCATCCTCCCTACTCCAGCTTCCAGCTGTTCTGAGAGCCCTGTCCTGGGCAACCACTGTCCCCAGAGTTTATCTTGTCagcacagtatatatatatatatatatatatatatatatatatatatatatatatatatatatatttttagatggagtttcactcttgttgcccaggctggagtgcaatggcgtgatctcggctcaccgcaacctctgcctcctgggttcaagcgattctcctgcctcagtcccctgagtagctacgattacaggcatgcaccaccatgcccggctaattttgtatttttagtagagacgcggttttaccatgttggccaggctggtttcaaactcccaacctcaggccatctgcctgccttggcctcccaaagtgctgggattacaggcgtgagccaccttgccggGTCTCACAGTATTGTAaactgcttgtgtgtgtgtgtgtgtgtgtgtgtgtgtgtctgtgtgtgtttgtctttCACCAACTCTCCCCTTATCCTTTATTCCCTTGGACTAAGAGGTCCAGAAATCTGGTCTTCCAGAAACCTCAGCTTCTCCAGCCTCTAGTGCAGTGGTTACCTGTGCTGgttttcttttggcttagtattTCTCCACCAGCCGCATCTGCGACAGACACATATTAAATCTCAGCCCTAGTTTCTAAAATGGGGGTGGGGCGAGGGCAAGGTCCTTGAGAAGTGCCACAGGAAAACAACTTGTTTCCACAAACTTGATcctggaaataaaacaaagaataccCTCTTCCCCCagcaaagaagggaaaaaagacaaatttgaaaTATGTAACCCAAACCACCACTGATATTCTGGGCTGAATTCTGGGCAACTTATTAAGAGTATTTACCATatatagccaggcacggtggcccacgcctgtaatcttagcactttaggaggccgaggcaggcggatcacgaggtcaggagatcgagaccatcctggctaacacggtgaaaccccgtctctactaaaaatacaaaaaattagccgggcgtggtggcgggtgcctgtagacccagctactcaggaggctgaggcaggagaatggcgtgaacccaggaggcggagcttgcagtgagccgagatcgcgccactgcactccagcctgggcaacagagtgagactccgtctcaaaaaaaagaaatgagtatttAACACATATAAGACAAGATAATTTTGATGTACTTACTGGGAACCATGTTAGACTATGGAAACTCtgatttaaccttttttttttttgagatggactttcattCTtgatgctcaggctggagtgcaatgtcgcaatcttggctcactgcaacctctgcttcccaggttcaagcgattctcctgcctcagcctcttagatagctgggattacaggtgtgcgccaccatgcccggctaattttgtatttttagtagagaaggggtttcaccagttggccaggctggtctcgaactcctgacctcaggcagtctgcctgccttggcctcccaaagtgctgggattacaggcatgagccactgcacccagccctgattTAGACTTTTAGACATAGCTATAATTTAGAATTCTTTCACaccaaaatcttaatttttttcaattaaattcaacaaatatttactgatcaGCTATCTGTACTTAGCACGATGGGGTAAACAGAGATTTCCAAGGTAGGGCTCCTGCTTGCATCTCCCCTCCCCTGAGATAAGACAAGCCCAGTAATCTAAATGAAGTGCCATTTTAGTGTGATCAGTAAGCTGCTGATGGTGAGGAGGCAGTCACTTCCTAATTTCCTACCAACCAAGTCAAGGCCATTTAGCCCCAGCAGACAGATAGATGGGCAGACAGACTCCCAGGAGTTAGACTTGGGAGGCAAGGTGGGGTCTCACTTGGTTTTCATGACCTGCACAATCTCATTTAAAAGTGCTTCTTAAGCCggtggtgtggctcatgcctgtaatcccagcgatttgggaggccaaggcaggcggatcacctgaggtcaggagtttgagaccagcctgaccaacattcagaaaccctatctctgctgaaaatacaaaattagccaggcgtggtggcaggcgcctgtaatccgagctactcaggaggctgaggcaggagaattgcttgaacccgggaggcagaggttgcagtgagctgagatcaggccattgcactccagcctgggcaacaagagtgaaactccatctcaaaaaacaaaaaacaaaaaaacaaacaacaacaacagaaaaaacaagTGCTTCTTACGTGGTGGATTTTGTATTTGATCACATACAGCTCttaatggctatttttttttgagatggagtcttgctatgctgcccaggctgtagtgcagtggtgccgtcttggctcactgcagcctctacctgctgctgggttcaagtgattttcatgcctcagcctcctgagtagctgggactacaggcacgtgccaccacgcctggctaattttttttctttcccttttttttttgagatggagtctcactcttgtctcccaggctggagtgctatgacacaatctcagctcactgcaacctccacctcctgggttcaaatgattctcctgcctcagcctcctgagtagctgggattacaggtgcctgccaccatgcctggctaattttttgtatttttagtagagacagggtttcactatgttggtcaggctggtctcgaactccggacctcaggtgatccacctgactcggcctcccaaagtgctgggattacaggcgtgagccaacgtgccccgccaaaaagcattattttcaaaaggccgggcacggtggctcatgcctgtaatcccagcactttgggagccgaggtgggcgggtcacctgaggtcgggaattctagaccagcctggcccacatggtgaaagcccatctctacaaaaatacaaaaattagccgcacgtggtggcaggcgcctgtaatcccagttactggggaggctgaggcaggagaattgcttgaacctgggagatggaggaggttgcagtgagccaagattgcgccactgcactccagcctgggcgacagagtgagactcctctcaaaaaaaaaaaaaaagaaaagaaaagaaaagaaaagaaaataatgctttTCAAGGAAATGAATTTTAGAAGTGTGACACATATATCACAGAAAAGGTATTTTTCAGTTTAGGCTAAGGGATATGAGGAGCCATTGCCATTAAGGATCAGGAAGTGGTCACATGGACTCCTGGGAGCAGCCAGGGACTTGATTACTGATTATTGTCATATTTTCACGATATCGGCTATCAGCAAAACATATTTGGCCAATTAGTAAAGTATCTAAAGAGAACCTAAATTCACACACATTTTaggatattaaaaagataaaatataatggTGAAATTGAGACCTTCGATGTCTGCTGCTTCTAACATCGAAAACACTTTTACATTCCCTTGGTCATACGGCTTTCAAAGCCTGCGTCTGGCTGGGTTCCCAGCTTAGCGTGCTGAGCACTCGGAACCcgctcctttccattccacaccCTCCGGGATCTCCTGGCCCTGGGTAGGAGGCTGCAGATAGTCCCTGGGGCCGGGGCTCGCCGCTGGCCGGCTGCAGCGCGCAGGGTGCCAAGCCCTCCCCTACGAAGTCTGTTTTGTCTCAGGCTGGGCTGAGTCACATAGAATAGATAGATAGTTGATTTAGCACATGTCCTCCAGATCATATTATCCGCCTACAAATATAGCCTGTTAGCGCACAGGCACGGGAGGCTTCTTCCCGCTCGGCCGTGCTGCTCAGCGGGTGTAAACAGCCTCTGCGGTGTAAACAGCCTCTGCGGTGTAAACAGCCGCGGCGGGCAGGCCAGGACTGTCAGTGCCCGCCCCTCGCGGCAGGTAAGCGCTGGGCGTCCGAGGTGGCCGGCGGGGCGGGAGCGGGGGCCTTGCGCTCCTCGTGGGAGGACGCGGGCCGACGGCCGGTGCCCCGGGCGTTCAGTTGTTTACTCCTTCCTCCGTGCCTTGGTGACCTGCAGTCGGCCGGAACGACAGGGGTAAACGTCCCTAACCGGACAGCGGCTGGGGCTTAGGCATCGACCGGTATCTGAGGTCCAGGATTACGGTGGGATGGCGAGAAAGGAGAGAGCGTGGGGAGGCAGGGGTCCCCGCGAGTGAATCTCGCTCCGGCTTAGCAGTTCCCCTGCGCGTACTGCTCCGGCGCCCAAGGCTGAGCCCAAAGCTTTCTGGTCCAAAGCGCCGTCCAGGGGAGATAAATCAACTTTGtttgtgtcctgaatggtatgatTGACACATGGCCCTGGCGGGGAAGTCTTTTCTTCCAGCATCTCACGCCCCCTGGCTTGGGGTGGGGACAGGCGTGAGACAAGGGCGGA contains these protein-coding regions:
- the CRIPTO gene encoding protein Cripto, whose translation is MDCRKMARFSYSVVWIMAISKAFELGLVAGLGHQEFARPSRGDLAFRDDSIRPQEEPAIRPRSSQRVPPMGIQHSKELNRTCCLNGGTCMLGSFCACPPSFYGRNCEHNVRKENCGSVPHDTWLPKKCSLCKCWHGQLRCFPQAFLPGCDGLVMDEHLVASRTPELPPSARTTTFMLAGICLSIQSYY